CAGACAAAGAGGTTATTTCTGGTAGACGGAGAATCAAGTTCAATTGTAGGTTTGAGAACAATAACAGGCCTGGTACTCTGAACATATATCATATGGAAGTGATCTTTCGGGCCTTTTTCCTGTAATGCTCGAAAAGGTCATTTCCCCATTTAATTGCCGATTCATCATGGCCCACAAGATCATGGCGGGGGTCATAGGAACCATTGGAAAAGAAAAGTGACATTGAAAAGAAGCAATCTGTCACAACAAAGGCAAGTTTCACATCATCAATAACATAGAGTTCCGATTCAGGAGAGGAAAGGAAAGTCTCAATTTTATCCCTGTGCTCCATTATCACCTTGACAAAAATATTCTCGGTTAGTATAAGGGAGGTGGGAACATTGTTGCTTACAAGCTCAATAAAGAAATCCGGATGGCTTGGTATGAAAATAGATGATATGCCCTTTAATGTGCTTGATCTGGCAATGTTTTCCTGGAATACTTTATGAGATTCGTATATATTCTCGATACTATCGGCCATCACTTCACAGCCTTTAAGCTCTGAGAGTTTCTCAAGTGAGGACTGCGGAATATCATCCAGGATATGTTCTTTCCAGAATTCCTCGTTCTTCTCTATTGTACCCAGAATATCCAGGAAAGGTCTGAAATGTTTTATTATCGCCCTGCCTATGGGCGTAATGGAGTAGACCTTGTCATCCTTGGAGATCAGATTAGAACTTTCCATCTCTTTGAGTCTTGGAAATATCTCAGGCGAGGATACATTGAAATAATCCTTTATATCCGAAAGGGTTTTTGGTTCTTCTTCAAGCAAAAAAAGAATATCCTTGCGTTTTTCCGAAAAAGTCAGTGTACTGAGTAACCCTTTTGATCTCACTGTATCACACCAGCCGACCTTAAATCAATAAACAATCATGTAAAATATACTTCCGTAGAATGGAAGTTCTGATAGTTTATATATTTAATCAATGCTAAAAACTGAAACCGGCAGTAAAACCCTTTTCAAGTGTGGATTTTAAACTAATATTCATATAAACCTGACCCCATGATAAAAAAATAAACTGAAACGGTAATATTCCGCAAGGGAAGCCGTTCAGTGTAAGAAGTGTCTCATTCCGGTAAATATCATGGAAACACCAAGACGGTTGGCAGTGGCTATCACTTCTTCATCCCTGATGGAACCGCCTGGCGAGAGTATGTACTGAATGTTATTCTCAGCCGCATGCACGATGCTGTCATCAAAGGGGAAGAAAGCATCCGAAGCCATGACACACTTTGAGAGGATATCCTCACAATAATCATCAAAGGATACGTCCGGTTTTTCACGATCGTATATTACCTTAAGATTCTCTTTTGCTTTGGTGGCTGCAAGTTTCCTGATGGAATCCACCCTGTTGGGCTGTCCGGCTCCCATTGAGAGCATCATATAGCAGCCCTCATCATACTCGTATGCAAGGGTTACCGCGTTGGATTTTACACATTTACATGCGTGAAGACAGAACTCGGACAGAGACCGCAGCTCATCAGGATATGGTTTTTCGGTTACCGTTTCCCATTTTTCATAGATACCTATGTTACGGGTCTGTTTCAGCATTCCGCCAAGCACATATTTGTATGTTTCCTGAACCTCGAATTCCTCATTCAGCTCAGGAAGCTCAAGCAGTCTCAGGTTTGCACTCTTGTTCTTCAGGTATTCAAGGGCATCCGGCTCAAAGCCCGGAGCAAGGATGATCTCGATGAACTTTCCGTTCAAAAACTCTGCGGATTCAAGGTCAAAAACCGTGTTGCTGCAGATAATACTGCCATATGCCGATATGGGGTCGCCGTCCCATGCAGAGCCAAGTGCCTGATAAAGTGTGTTGCCGGTTGCAAGGCCACATGGGTTGTTGTGCTTTACAATGGCAATTGCAGCTTTTTCCTGCCCCAGTTCCTTGACGGTCTGCAGAGCATTGTCAGCGTCTATATAATTATTATAGGACAGCTCCTTTCCGTGAAGCTGTTTTGCATTTGCAAGAATTGGACCGGATGCGCCTGCTTCTGTATAGAATTTAGCCTCCTGGCGCCAGTTCTCACCATATCTGAGAGTAACGCCATCATTGAAGTTCATACGCAGGACTTCCTCATCCAGCAATGCCTTGCTCAGGTATGTATCAATTGTAGCGTCATAATCAGCAGTATGCCTGAACGCCTTGACAGCAAGAGCTTCCCGTGTTTCCTGAGAAACTATTCCACTTGAGCGCAGCTCCTTCAGAATGGAACCGTAGTCTCCGGGATCGCAGACAACTGTTACGTATTTAAAGTTCTTTGCGGCCGAACGCAGCATGGTCGGTCCGCCGATATCTATATTCTCTATGGCTTCCTCGAGGAGAACGCCTTCTTTTGATACTGTTATTTCAAATGGGTACAGGTTCACGGCTACAAGGTCGATAAGTTCGACATTCAGTTTCTCAGCCTCTCCCATATGGTCGTGGTCGTCACGAACACTGAGAATGCCACCGTGTATCATAGGATGAAGAGTCTTTACCCTACCACCCATCATTTCCGGAAAACCGGTGACTTCTGAGACATCTGTAACCTCTACACCTGCATCACGAAGTATGCGTGCAGTACCACCGGTTGAGATGATCTGTATGTCAAGTTTTTCGAGTCCACGTGCGAAATCCACGATGCCGGTCTTATCAGAAACGCTGAGCAGTGCTCTTTTTACCAAAAAATCACCGAGATAGAATGGGGACAATAATGTATAAGGTTTCTGGTTGCATATTTGCTAAAATAAAAAAATATCGGCAGAGGAGTAAGTATTTCCCTTCCCATATCATGAGTTGAACTTGATCACCGGACAGACCTCGATACACCTGCCACAGTGTGTACACTTATTACCAATAACGGCAACTCCTTTTTTCAGGCGGATCCCGTTATCGGAGCATTTTCCGATACATACACCACAACCGCTGCAAAGCAGTGCCCTGCGGATCGAGAATTCTACTTTGCGCATCAGGGACCTTGCCTTCTTATCGGTATCGCTGCGGGCAGTGACCGTCCCGGAAGCAAACACCTGGGCACGGTTCTCCTCACCCTGAAGCAGGGAGATCACACCCTCCATATATGCGGGTTTTCCCACAGCTTTGAGCATACCCGTGTTCTCCAGCTTTTCCAGATCAATGGCAGTATCAAAGCTGCCTTCGGCGGAAATACCGCCCTGTTTACAGGGACGATAGCCCGATGTTACACTGAAGTTCAGTTTTCCTGAATCGCTGCTTTTTGGAACAAGGTTTATTCCCTTCTTTTTAGCTATCTCACGAAGTTGTGGAGGAAGCTTTTTCCAGCGCCAGAAACCATGCCGGACCCATTCCTCGGACAGCCCCATACGTTCAGCATAGGAAAGCAGGCAGTCGTTCAGCCTCTTTTCCATCTCAGGGTGTGTTTCCTTGAGCCTCACCAGATCGGCCAACGAAGATGAGGGACACAGCCAGCAGCCTATACGATCGAAGCCCTCCTCGTACAAGGGATTGTAGGGCAGGTCATGTTTGAAAATATAAAGCCATACGTGCATTGCCGTCCAGTTCTGGATAGGTGCTGCAGCCACCTGATTGCCCACCCAGGGATTCTTCCAGACACTCTCACTTTTTGCACGTGTGTCTGACTCGTACTTTCTCTGGCCTATGAATGTAAGGCAGCCGTTCTCATAGTTATCATCAATTATCTGAGTTATTGGTCCCAGTTTACATACCTTGCAGCACCAGCGTACCTCTACACTTGGAGGACCGAAATTGTCTACGGAATTCCAGAAGGCTTCCCCTGCACTGATAGACCTCAGGGGTTTGTCATAATATTCGGCAACATCAAGTGCGTTCTGTACGGTTTCCGGGAACTCGATGCCAGTGTCCGCGAACAGAAGCTCGTAGTCGTCAAGACATTCGCTTACAAGGTGAAGCACAGCCAGACTATCCTTACCACCCGAATATGATACCGTAACAGGGCGGTCGATCGAGGAAGAAACATTATTTATGAATTTATGAGAGCGCTCTACAAAGTCCCGGATGTACTTTTCGTTGGCCTCTACTGCCATATCCCATGTCTGGCCACCTTCGGGAACCATGATGTCGGCCGGAATTTCCTTGAATCTCACTTTTACGGCAACACCCTTGCCCCTTTCAAGCATACGGGAGCCGTCCATTCGTGCACGGCCTGCGGCCAGTACCTCTCCGTCATCGTTCAGAACGACTACCTCGTCCCATTCCGCAATATCAGGATCAGCATCGCTCACTCCCGGCGCCAGCACACTTGCACCGCCAAGGATGAATTTTTCCGCACCCGGATCAATGACAACCCAGCTTTTCAGCGTATTCCTGTCATTGCCATCAAAAATCCTCCGGGCACCGTTTATCCTGAGCAGAAGTGTCCAGCGCAGGCGCTCGATCTCAAAACGAATATTACCGAGAACCTCACCGTCAACGATTATCTCATCCATACGGTCATCATATGGGGATTTGTTCAGGACCACAACCCTGTCGTCATTTATGAGAGGAGAATTGAACTGCTTTCTCGCAACCGAGTTTATCAGGTCGATCTCATACTGAAAGGCCGGACGTATATCCCCCGGAGGAGTTATGGTTACATGCTTTGTGCTTTCTCCGCAGGAACATTCTTTTCCGAGTACGGGAACATTGCAGGAAGGACACCAGTAAAGGAGTAATTCACCAAGATACAGAGGTTTTGACATTGTACGTCCTCAAGGGTCAATGATTAAATACCTTTTGGTGATGAAAAGCTGCAGATCAAAAGAATTTCGATGCCAGGGAAGACTTAACTTTGCACATTTCCAGATGGGCACAATCCTCACATAACGGACTTTCCTTCCTGTCCGGAAGAGAGCCATCTTTTATCTTCCTCAACCTGCCCAGAATCTGAAGTACCTGCCTTCGATCGTTTGAGCGGATATTTACATATCTGATACTACCTTGTCTGGAATAGATCACGATACCGGATCTAACAGGAGTACCGGCACTCTCTTCCATGAGAATTGCAAGGGAAGTGATATGAAGACGATCCTTGCTCCATACTCCCAATTCAGGGCAGTTCCCGGTTTTGACTATCACAGGAGACAGAGTGTCATCAGTTTTGGCAACAAATCCGGGGATTCCGCTAAGATTGAGTTTTTCCGAATGGAACAGGTTTCCCGGCTCCGCAGAGAGCAGTTGCTCATATAGTTTGCCTGCGTTCTCAT
The window above is part of the Methanolobus zinderi genome. Proteins encoded here:
- the purH gene encoding bifunctional phosphoribosylaminoimidazolecarboxamide formyltransferase/IMP cyclohydrolase, translating into MVKRALLSVSDKTGIVDFARGLEKLDIQIISTGGTARILRDAGVEVTDVSEVTGFPEMMGGRVKTLHPMIHGGILSVRDDHDHMGEAEKLNVELIDLVAVNLYPFEITVSKEGVLLEEAIENIDIGGPTMLRSAAKNFKYVTVVCDPGDYGSILKELRSSGIVSQETREALAVKAFRHTADYDATIDTYLSKALLDEEVLRMNFNDGVTLRYGENWRQEAKFYTEAGASGPILANAKQLHGKELSYNNYIDADNALQTVKELGQEKAAIAIVKHNNPCGLATGNTLYQALGSAWDGDPISAYGSIICSNTVFDLESAEFLNGKFIEIILAPGFEPDALEYLKNKSANLRLLELPELNEEFEVQETYKYVLGGMLKQTRNIGIYEKWETVTEKPYPDELRSLSEFCLHACKCVKSNAVTLAYEYDEGCYMMLSMGAGQPNRVDSIRKLAATKAKENLKVIYDREKPDVSFDDYCEDILSKCVMASDAFFPFDDSIVHAAENNIQYILSPGGSIRDEEVIATANRLGVSMIFTGMRHFLH
- a CDS encoding helix-turn-helix transcriptional regulator — translated: MRSKGLLSTLTFSEKRKDILFLLEEEPKTLSDIKDYFNVSSPEIFPRLKEMESSNLISKDDKVYSITPIGRAIIKHFRPFLDILGTIEKNEEFWKEHILDDIPQSSLEKLSELKGCEVMADSIENIYESHKVFQENIARSSTLKGISSIFIPSHPDFFIELVSNNVPTSLILTENIFVKVIMEHRDKIETFLSSPESELYVIDDVKLAFVVTDCFFSMSLFFSNGSYDPRHDLVGHDESAIKWGNDLFEHYRKKARKITSI
- a CDS encoding phosphoadenosine phosphosulfate reductase family protein, which gives rise to MSKPLYLGELLLYWCPSCNVPVLGKECSCGESTKHVTITPPGDIRPAFQYEIDLINSVARKQFNSPLINDDRVVVLNKSPYDDRMDEIIVDGEVLGNIRFEIERLRWTLLLRINGARRIFDGNDRNTLKSWVVIDPGAEKFILGGASVLAPGVSDADPDIAEWDEVVVLNDDGEVLAAGRARMDGSRMLERGKGVAVKVRFKEIPADIMVPEGGQTWDMAVEANEKYIRDFVERSHKFINNVSSSIDRPVTVSYSGGKDSLAVLHLVSECLDDYELLFADTGIEFPETVQNALDVAEYYDKPLRSISAGEAFWNSVDNFGPPSVEVRWCCKVCKLGPITQIIDDNYENGCLTFIGQRKYESDTRAKSESVWKNPWVGNQVAAAPIQNWTAMHVWLYIFKHDLPYNPLYEEGFDRIGCWLCPSSSLADLVRLKETHPEMEKRLNDCLLSYAERMGLSEEWVRHGFWRWKKLPPQLREIAKKKGINLVPKSSDSGKLNFSVTSGYRPCKQGGISAEGSFDTAIDLEKLENTGMLKAVGKPAYMEGVISLLQGEENRAQVFASGTVTARSDTDKKARSLMRKVEFSIRRALLCSGCGVCIGKCSDNGIRLKKGVAVIGNKCTHCGRCIEVCPVIKFNS
- a CDS encoding CRISPR-associated protein Cas4, with product MFLKRHKIGVNVSEIALYLTCPRKVYYSCHGHEIVPYATVSYIRHLLLKEMGLKIPDLLKTYSSKDDGIMDDLEFMLSEVKDELSFIYPEELADLSSDMLEEAISEARSYLPEMEQNLTLFIEDENAGKLYEQLLSAEPGNLFHSEKLNLSGIPGFVAKTDDTLSPVIVKTGNCPELGVWSKDRLHITSLAILMEESAGTPVRSGIVIYSRQGSIRYVNIRSNDRRQVLQILGRLRKIKDGSLPDRKESPLCEDCAHLEMCKVKSSLASKFF